A genome region from Arachis duranensis cultivar V14167 chromosome 8, aradu.V14167.gnm2.J7QH, whole genome shotgun sequence includes the following:
- the LOC107461467 gene encoding casein kinase 1-like protein 2, whose translation MEPRIANKFRLGRKLGSGSFGEIYLGTNVQTNEEVAIKLESIKTKHPQLLYESKLYKILQGGTGIPNLKWFGVEGEYNVLVIDLLGPSLEDLFNFCSRKLSLKTVLMLADQMINRVEFIHSKSFLHRDIKPDNFLMGLGRRANQVYAIDFGLAKKYRDSSTHQHIPYRENKNLTGTARYASMNTHLGIEQSRRDDLESLGFVLMYFLRGSLPWQGLKAGTKKQKYDKISEKKVSTSIESLCRGYPSEFASYFHYCRSLRFDDKPDYAYLKRLFRDLFIREGFQFDYVFDWTILKYQQSQIASPPVRPVGLPPGPSSGLPPAALNADRHSGGEDGRHTGLSSSDPTRRRHSGPIANDGNLSRQKAPVTNDTTRSKDGMLSSSNFFRSSGSTRRVAFSGGREAAVGSGTEHSRSQTLDANPGALRKISGAQKNAPIISSEHTRAPSGITTSNIRNFESTLRGHEIPNAYCLWKAATCLESSL comes from the exons GAAAGTATCAAAACCAAGCATCCTCAGCTGTTGTATGAATCAAAGCTGTACAAAATACTACAAGGAGGAA CTGGGATCCCAAATTTGAAATGGTTTGGTGTTGAGGGAGAATACAACGTCCTTGTTATAGATTTGCTGGGTCCTAGCCTCGAGGACTTATTCAATTTCTGTAGTCGGAAATTGTCCCTGAAAACTGTTCTCATGCTTGCTGATCAGATG ATAAATCGAGTTGAATTTATCCATTCCAAATCTTTTTTACATAGGGACATCAAGCCAGACAACTTCCTCATGGGTTTAGGGAGGCGTGCAAATCAA GTGTATGCCATTGACTTTGGTCTTGCTAAGAAATACAGAGACAGCTCTACCCATCAGCATATTCCATATAG AGAGAATAAGAATTTGACTGGAACTGCAAGATATGCTAGCATGAATACTCATCTTGGAATTG AGCAAAGCCGTAGGGACGACTTAGAGTCGCTTGgatttgttcttatgtattttttgaGAGGAAG TCTTCCATGGCAGGGATTGAAAGCTGGTACTAAGAAGCAGAAGTATGATAAAATTAGTGAGAAGAAAGTTTCTACTTCCATTGAG tctCTCTGCCGTGGCTATCCCTCAGAATTCGCTTCATATTTCCATTACTGTCGGTCACTGCGATTTGATGATAAACCAGATTACGCTTATTTGAAAAGGCTTTTCCGTGACCTTTTCATTCGTGAAG GATTCCAGTTTGATTATGTCTTTGATTGGACCATCTTGAAATATCAGCAATCTCAAATTGCCTCTCCTCCCGTTCGTCCTGTT GGTCTTCCCCCAGGGCCAAGTTCTGGCTTGCCACCAGCTGCTTTGAATGCTGATAGACACTCGG GTGGAGAAGATGGTAGGCATACTGGTTTGTCTTCATCAGATCCTACTCGTAGAAGGCACTCTGGACCTATTGCAAATGATGGAAACTTATCCAGACAAAAGGCCCCTGTTACAAATGACACTACTAGATCCAAAGATGGGATG TTGTCTAGTTCTAATTTCTTTCGGTCAAGTGGATCTACAAGAAGAGTGGCTTTCTCAGGCGGTCGTGAAGCGGCAGTTGGCAGTGGTACTGAACACTCCCGTTCTCAGACCCTGGATGCAAATCCAGGAGCACTCCGGAAAATATCTGGTGCCCAGAAGAATGCACCTATCATCTCTTCTGAGCACACCCGGGCACCTTCTGGCATAACCACATCAAACATAAGGAATTTTGAGTCAACTCTTAGAGGACATGAAATACCGAATGCATATTGTTTATGGAAAGCTGCAACATGTTTGGAGTCGTCACTATAA
- the LOC107461513 gene encoding eukaryotic initiation factor 4A-8 isoform X2 — protein sequence MGLQENLLRGIYAYGFERPSAIQQRGIVPFCKGLDVIQQAQSGTGKTATFCSGILQQLDYGVVQCQALVLAPTRELAQQIEKVMRALGDYLGVKVHACVGGTSVREDQRILQAGVHTVVGTPGRVFDMLRRQSLRPDYIKMFVLDEADEMLSRGFKDQIYDIFQLLPSKIQVGVFSATMPPEALEITRKFMNKPVRILVKRDELTLEGIKQFYVNVEKEDWKLETLCDLYETLAITQSVIFVNTRRKVDWLTDKMRSNDHTVSATHGDMDQNTRDIIMREFRSGSSRVLITTDLLARGIDVQQVSLVINYDLPTQPENYLHRIGRSGRFGRKGVAINFVTLDDARMLSDIQKFYNVSVEELPSNVADLL from the exons ATGGGATTACAAGAAAATCTTCTGAGAGGCATATATGCTTATG GTTTTGAGAGGCCTTCTGCAATACAGCAAAGGGGAATTGTTCCTTTCTGCAAAGGTTTAGATGTGATTCAGCAGGCTCAATCTGGAACTGGCAAGACAGCAACATTCTGTTCTGGAATTTTGCAGCAGCTTGATTATGGAGTGGTTCAGTGTCAGGCTTTGGTTTTGGCACCAACAAGGGAGCTGGCACAGCAAATTGAGAAGGTTATGCGAGCACTTGGTGATTACCTTGGTGTCAAGGTTCATGCTTGTGTTGGTGGGACAAGTGTTCGCGAGGATCAGCGCATTCTCCAGGCTGGTGTCCACACTGTTGTTGGCACTCCCGGCCGTGTTTTTGACATGCTGCGGAGACAGTCTCTTCGCCCAGATTACATAAAGATGTTTGTTTTGGATGAGGCAGATGAAATGCTTTCTCGTGGTTTCAAAGACCAG ATCTATGACATCTTCCAGCTTCTACCATCTAAAATTCAGGTTGGAGTGTTTTCTGCTACCATGCCACCAGAAGCCCTTGAGATTACAAGGAAGTTCATGAATAAGCCAGTGAGAATCTTGGTTAAGCGAGATGAATTGACCCTTGAAGGTATCAAGCAGTTTTATGTGAATGTTGAGAAGGAAGACTGGAAGCTAGAGACGCTCTGCGACCTTTATGAGACTCTGGCCATCACACAGAGTGTCATCTTTGTGAACACAAGGCGCAAGGTGGATTGGCTCACTGATAAGATGAGAAGCAACGATCACACCGTTTCGGCCACACACGGCGACATGGATCAAAACACTCGTGACATCATTATGCGCGAATTCCGGTCAGGCTCATCGCGAGTTCTCATCACCACTGATTTATTGGCTAGAGGCATAGATGTGCAGCAAGTGTCTCTGGTTATAAACTATGATCTGCCAACTCAACCAGAGAACTATCTTCACCGCATAGGAAGGAGTGGAAGGTTTGGAAGGAAAGGTGTTGCTATAAACTTTGTGACTTTGGATGATGCAAGGATGCTTTCTGATATTCAGAAGTTCTACAATGTCAGTGTAGAAGAGTTGCCATCAAATGTTGCTGATCTCCTCTGA
- the LOC107461513 gene encoding eukaryotic initiation factor 4A-8 isoform X1 produces MAGLAPEGTQFDARQYDSKMNDLLSADGQEFFTSYDEVYDSFDAMGLQENLLRGIYAYGFERPSAIQQRGIVPFCKGLDVIQQAQSGTGKTATFCSGILQQLDYGVVQCQALVLAPTRELAQQIEKVMRALGDYLGVKVHACVGGTSVREDQRILQAGVHTVVGTPGRVFDMLRRQSLRPDYIKMFVLDEADEMLSRGFKDQIYDIFQLLPSKIQVGVFSATMPPEALEITRKFMNKPVRILVKRDELTLEGIKQFYVNVEKEDWKLETLCDLYETLAITQSVIFVNTRRKVDWLTDKMRSNDHTVSATHGDMDQNTRDIIMREFRSGSSRVLITTDLLARGIDVQQVSLVINYDLPTQPENYLHRIGRSGRFGRKGVAINFVTLDDARMLSDIQKFYNVSVEELPSNVADLL; encoded by the exons ATGGCGGGTTTGGCTCCTGAAGGAACACAATTTGATGCTCGGCAATATGATTCTAAGATGAATGATTT gCTTTCTGCCGATGGGCAAGAATTCTTCACCTCATATGATGAAGTCTATGATAGTTTTGATGCAATGGGATTACAAGAAAATCTTCTGAGAGGCATATATGCTTATG GTTTTGAGAGGCCTTCTGCAATACAGCAAAGGGGAATTGTTCCTTTCTGCAAAGGTTTAGATGTGATTCAGCAGGCTCAATCTGGAACTGGCAAGACAGCAACATTCTGTTCTGGAATTTTGCAGCAGCTTGATTATGGAGTGGTTCAGTGTCAGGCTTTGGTTTTGGCACCAACAAGGGAGCTGGCACAGCAAATTGAGAAGGTTATGCGAGCACTTGGTGATTACCTTGGTGTCAAGGTTCATGCTTGTGTTGGTGGGACAAGTGTTCGCGAGGATCAGCGCATTCTCCAGGCTGGTGTCCACACTGTTGTTGGCACTCCCGGCCGTGTTTTTGACATGCTGCGGAGACAGTCTCTTCGCCCAGATTACATAAAGATGTTTGTTTTGGATGAGGCAGATGAAATGCTTTCTCGTGGTTTCAAAGACCAG ATCTATGACATCTTCCAGCTTCTACCATCTAAAATTCAGGTTGGAGTGTTTTCTGCTACCATGCCACCAGAAGCCCTTGAGATTACAAGGAAGTTCATGAATAAGCCAGTGAGAATCTTGGTTAAGCGAGATGAATTGACCCTTGAAGGTATCAAGCAGTTTTATGTGAATGTTGAGAAGGAAGACTGGAAGCTAGAGACGCTCTGCGACCTTTATGAGACTCTGGCCATCACACAGAGTGTCATCTTTGTGAACACAAGGCGCAAGGTGGATTGGCTCACTGATAAGATGAGAAGCAACGATCACACCGTTTCGGCCACACACGGCGACATGGATCAAAACACTCGTGACATCATTATGCGCGAATTCCGGTCAGGCTCATCGCGAGTTCTCATCACCACTGATTTATTGGCTAGAGGCATAGATGTGCAGCAAGTGTCTCTGGTTATAAACTATGATCTGCCAACTCAACCAGAGAACTATCTTCACCGCATAGGAAGGAGTGGAAGGTTTGGAAGGAAAGGTGTTGCTATAAACTTTGTGACTTTGGATGATGCAAGGATGCTTTCTGATATTCAGAAGTTCTACAATGTCAGTGTAGAAGAGTTGCCATCAAATGTTGCTGATCTCCTCTGA